A genomic window from Gossypium hirsutum isolate 1008001.06 chromosome D12, Gossypium_hirsutum_v2.1, whole genome shotgun sequence includes:
- the LOC107945647 gene encoding homeobox-leucine zipper protein ANTHOCYANINLESS 2-like isoform X3: MNFGGFIDDSSGPNDGLGGARIVADVPYNTPTMPTGVFSQPRLVSSSIPKNMFNSPGLSLALQPNIDNQGDETRLGENFEGSIGRRSREEEHESRSGSDNMDGGSGDDHDPTTAAGDKPPRKKRYHRHTPQQIQELEALFKECPHPDEKQRLELSKRLCLETRQVKFWFQNRRTQMKTQLERHENSLLRQENDKLRAENMSIRDAMRNPICTNCGGPAIIGDMSLEEQLLRIENARLKDELDRVCALAGKFLGRPITGPPLPNSSLELGVGTNGTFGTTMATTTTLPLGHDALPTMVVPSNRPATTLDRSMFLELALAAMDELVKMAQTDEPLWIKNIEGGREMLNHDEYLRTFTPCIGLKPNGFVTEASRETGVVIINSLALVETLMDSNRWAEMFHCMIARTSTTDVISNGMGGTRNGALQLMNAELQILSPLVPVREVSFLRFCKQHAEGVWAVVDVSVDTIKESTTFVTCRRLPSGCVVQDMPNGYSKVIWVEHAEYDESQVHQLYRPLLSSGVGFGAQRWVAALQRQCECLAILMSSTVPTRDHTAITASGRRSMLKLAQRMTDNFCAGVCASTVHKWNKLNAGNVDEDVRVMTRKSIDDPGEPPGIVLSAATSVWLPVSPQRLFDFLRDERLRSEWDILSNGGPMQEMAHIAKGQDHGNCVSLLRASAMNANQSSMLILQETCIDAAGSLVVYAPVDIPAMHVVMNGGDSAYVALLPSGFAIVPDGPRSHGPISNGHVNGNTGGGSSSVGGSLLTVAFQILVNSLPTAKLTVESVETVNNLISCTVQKIKAALQCES; this comes from the exons atgaattttggggGGTTTATAGATGATAGTTCTGGTCCTAATGACGGTCTTGGTGGTGCAAGAATAGTTGCAGACGTACCTTATAACACCCCCACCATGCCTACTGGTGTTTTCTCTCAACCCCGCCTTGTTTCTTCTTCAATTCCTAAGAACATGTTCAACTCACCAGGCCTTTCTCTTGCTCTT CAACCCAATATAGATAATCAAGGAGATGAGACTAGATTAGGTGAGAATTTTGAAGGAAGTATTGGGAGAAGAAGCAGAGAAGAAGAACATGAAAGTAGATCTGGGAGTGATAATATGGATGGTGGTTCCGGTGATGATCATGACCCCACCACCGCGGCAGGTGATAAACCGCCGAGGAAAAAGAGATACCACCGTCATACACCTCAACAAATCCAAGAGCTTGAAGC TCTCTTTAAGGAGTGTCCTCATCCAGATGAAAAACAGAGATTAGAGCTTAGTAAAAGGCTTTGTTTAGAAACCAGACAAGTTAAGTTTTGGTTCCAAAACAGGCGTACTCAAATGAAG acacAATTAGAGCGACATGAGAACTCATTGTTGAGACAGGAGAATGATAAGCTTAGAGCTGAAAACATGTCTATAAGAGATGCAATGAGGAATCCTATATGTACTAATTGTGGTGGTCCGGCTATTATTGGTGATATGTCACTTGAAGAACAACTTCTTAGAATCGAAAATGCTCGTTTAAAAGATGAATTAGATCGTGTTTGTGCACTTGCTGGTAAGTTTTTAGGTCGTCCAATTACAGGACCTCCATTACCAAACTCAAGTTTAGAGCTTGGTGTTGGCACCAATGGTACTTTTGGAACCACTATGGCTACTACTACAACATTGCCTTTAGGACATGATGCTTTACCAACAATGGTTGTTCCTAGTAATAGACCGGCAACAACACTCGATCGATCGATGTTTTTGGAACTTGCTTTGGCTGCCATGGATGAACTTGTTAAGATGGCACAAACTGATGAGCCATTATGGATTAAGAACATAGAAGGTGGAAGAGAAATGTTGAACCATGATGAGTATTTAAGGACATTTACACCTTGTATTGGTTTAAAACCAAATGGTTTTGTCACTGAAGCGTCAAGGGAGACTGGTGTAGTGATTATCAACAGTCTAGCCCTTGTTGAAACATTAATGGACTCG aatCGTTGGGCAGAGATGTTTCATTGTATGATTGCTAGAACATCAACAACTGATGTGATATCTAATGGCATGGGAGGAACCAGAAATGGTGCACTTCaactt ATGAATGCTGAGCTTCAAATCCTTTCACCTTTAGTTCCTGTTCGTGAAGTAAGTTTCTTAAGGTTCTGTAAACAACATGCTGAAGGTGTTTGGGCTGTGGTTGATGTATCCGTTGATACTATCAAAGAAAGTACTACATTTGTTACCTGTAGGAGACTTCCTTCTGGTTGTGTTGTTCAAGATATGCCTAATGGTTACTCCAAG GTTATATGGGTTGAACATGCTGAATATGATGAGAGCCAAGTTCATCAACTATACCGGCCTTTACTAAGTTCCGGCGTGGGCTTCGGTGCCCAACGGTGGGTGGCGGCCCTTCAACGGCAATGCGAATGCCTTGCCATACTCATGTCCTCCACCGTTCCCACTAGAGACCACACCG CTATAACTGCGAGTGGGAGACGGAGCATGTTAAAGCTAGCTCAACGGATGACAGATAACTTCTGTGCCGGGGTTTGTGCATCGACAGTTCATAAATGGAACAAGCTTAACGCCGGGAATGTAGACGAAGACGTTAGGGTTATGACTAGGAAAAGCATTGACGACCCCGGCGAACCGCCAGGGATCGTACTAAGCGCCGCCACTTCGGTTTGGTTGCCGGTGTCACCGCAACGGCTTTTCGATTTCCTACGCGACGAACGGTTGAGGAGCGAGTGGGACATATTGTCAAATGGCGGACCTATGCAAGAGATGGCACACATTGCCAAAGGCCAAGATCATGGCAATTGCGTTTCCCTCCTGCGTGCCAGT gCCATGAACGCAAATCAGAGCAGCATGTTGATATTGCAGGAAACATGCATAGACGCAGCAGGGTCGCTTGTAGTGTACGCGCCAGTTGATATTCCAGCCATGCACGTTGTCATGAACGGTGGTGATTCCGCTTACGTCGCACTTTTACCTTCGGGATTCGCCATTGTCCCGGACGGTCCTAGGTCTCATGGACCTATCTCTAACGGACATGTTAACGGAAACACCGGCGGAGGGTCGTCGAGTGTCGGTGGATCGCTTCTCACGGTAGCTTTTCAAATATTGGTAAACAGTTTACCAACGGCTAAACTGACCGTCGAATCGGTTGAAACGGTTAATAATCTGATTTCGTGTACTGTCCAAAAGATCAAAGCTGCCCTTCAATGCGAAAGTTGA
- the LOC107945647 gene encoding homeobox-leucine zipper protein ANTHOCYANINLESS 2-like isoform X2 yields the protein MNFGGFIDDSSGPNDGLGGARIVADVPYNTPTMPTGVFSQPRLVSSSIPKNMFNSPGLSLALQPNIDNQGDETRLGENFEGSIGRRSREEEHESRSGSDNMDGGSGDDHDPTTAAGDKPPRKKRYHRHTPQQIQELEALFKECPHPDEKQRLELSKRLCLETRQVKFWFQNRRTQMKTQLERHENSLLRQENDKLRAENMSIRDAMRNPICTNCGGPAIIGDMSLEEQLLRIENARLKDELDRVCALAGKFLGRPITGPPLPNSSLELGVGTNGTFGTTMATTTTLPLGHDALPTMVVPSNRPATTLDRSMFLELALAAMDELVKMAQTDEPLWIKNIEGGREMLNHDEYLRTFTPCIGLKPNGFVTEASRETGVVIINSLALVETLMDSNRWAEMFHCMIARTSTTDVISNGMGGTRNGALQLVCIYIINFFLIFPHHLKSYESYLLFFQMNAELQILSPLVPVREVSFLRFCKQHAEGVWAVVDVSVDTIKESTTFVTCRRLPSGCVVQDMPNGYSKVIWVEHAEYDESQVHQLYRPLLSSGVGFGAQRWVAALQRQCECLAILMSSTVPTRDHTAITASGRRSMLKLAQRMTDNFCAGVCASTVHKWNKLNAGNVDEDVRVMTRKSIDDPGEPPGIVLSAATSVWLPVSPQRLFDFLRDERLRSEWDILSNGGPMQEMAHIAKGQDHGNCVSLLRASAMNANQSSMLILQETCIDAAGSLVVYAPVDIPAMHVVMNGGDSAYVALLPSGFAIVPDGPRSHGPISNGHVNGNTGGGSSSVGGSLLTVAFQILVNSLPTAKLTVESVETVNNLISCTVQKIKAALQCES from the exons atgaattttggggGGTTTATAGATGATAGTTCTGGTCCTAATGACGGTCTTGGTGGTGCAAGAATAGTTGCAGACGTACCTTATAACACCCCCACCATGCCTACTGGTGTTTTCTCTCAACCCCGCCTTGTTTCTTCTTCAATTCCTAAGAACATGTTCAACTCACCAGGCCTTTCTCTTGCTCTT CAACCCAATATAGATAATCAAGGAGATGAGACTAGATTAGGTGAGAATTTTGAAGGAAGTATTGGGAGAAGAAGCAGAGAAGAAGAACATGAAAGTAGATCTGGGAGTGATAATATGGATGGTGGTTCCGGTGATGATCATGACCCCACCACCGCGGCAGGTGATAAACCGCCGAGGAAAAAGAGATACCACCGTCATACACCTCAACAAATCCAAGAGCTTGAAGC TCTCTTTAAGGAGTGTCCTCATCCAGATGAAAAACAGAGATTAGAGCTTAGTAAAAGGCTTTGTTTAGAAACCAGACAAGTTAAGTTTTGGTTCCAAAACAGGCGTACTCAAATGAAG acacAATTAGAGCGACATGAGAACTCATTGTTGAGACAGGAGAATGATAAGCTTAGAGCTGAAAACATGTCTATAAGAGATGCAATGAGGAATCCTATATGTACTAATTGTGGTGGTCCGGCTATTATTGGTGATATGTCACTTGAAGAACAACTTCTTAGAATCGAAAATGCTCGTTTAAAAGATGAATTAGATCGTGTTTGTGCACTTGCTGGTAAGTTTTTAGGTCGTCCAATTACAGGACCTCCATTACCAAACTCAAGTTTAGAGCTTGGTGTTGGCACCAATGGTACTTTTGGAACCACTATGGCTACTACTACAACATTGCCTTTAGGACATGATGCTTTACCAACAATGGTTGTTCCTAGTAATAGACCGGCAACAACACTCGATCGATCGATGTTTTTGGAACTTGCTTTGGCTGCCATGGATGAACTTGTTAAGATGGCACAAACTGATGAGCCATTATGGATTAAGAACATAGAAGGTGGAAGAGAAATGTTGAACCATGATGAGTATTTAAGGACATTTACACCTTGTATTGGTTTAAAACCAAATGGTTTTGTCACTGAAGCGTCAAGGGAGACTGGTGTAGTGATTATCAACAGTCTAGCCCTTGTTGAAACATTAATGGACTCG aatCGTTGGGCAGAGATGTTTCATTGTATGATTGCTAGAACATCAACAACTGATGTGATATCTAATGGCATGGGAGGAACCAGAAATGGTGCACTTCaacttgtatgtatatatataatcaatttcTTCCTTATATTCCCTCATCATCTTAAATCATATGAATCCTATTTGTTGTTCTTTCAGATGAATGCTGAGCTTCAAATCCTTTCACCTTTAGTTCCTGTTCGTGAAGTAAGTTTCTTAAGGTTCTGTAAACAACATGCTGAAGGTGTTTGGGCTGTGGTTGATGTATCCGTTGATACTATCAAAGAAAGTACTACATTTGTTACCTGTAGGAGACTTCCTTCTGGTTGTGTTGTTCAAGATATGCCTAATGGTTACTCCAAG GTTATATGGGTTGAACATGCTGAATATGATGAGAGCCAAGTTCATCAACTATACCGGCCTTTACTAAGTTCCGGCGTGGGCTTCGGTGCCCAACGGTGGGTGGCGGCCCTTCAACGGCAATGCGAATGCCTTGCCATACTCATGTCCTCCACCGTTCCCACTAGAGACCACACCG CTATAACTGCGAGTGGGAGACGGAGCATGTTAAAGCTAGCTCAACGGATGACAGATAACTTCTGTGCCGGGGTTTGTGCATCGACAGTTCATAAATGGAACAAGCTTAACGCCGGGAATGTAGACGAAGACGTTAGGGTTATGACTAGGAAAAGCATTGACGACCCCGGCGAACCGCCAGGGATCGTACTAAGCGCCGCCACTTCGGTTTGGTTGCCGGTGTCACCGCAACGGCTTTTCGATTTCCTACGCGACGAACGGTTGAGGAGCGAGTGGGACATATTGTCAAATGGCGGACCTATGCAAGAGATGGCACACATTGCCAAAGGCCAAGATCATGGCAATTGCGTTTCCCTCCTGCGTGCCAGT gCCATGAACGCAAATCAGAGCAGCATGTTGATATTGCAGGAAACATGCATAGACGCAGCAGGGTCGCTTGTAGTGTACGCGCCAGTTGATATTCCAGCCATGCACGTTGTCATGAACGGTGGTGATTCCGCTTACGTCGCACTTTTACCTTCGGGATTCGCCATTGTCCCGGACGGTCCTAGGTCTCATGGACCTATCTCTAACGGACATGTTAACGGAAACACCGGCGGAGGGTCGTCGAGTGTCGGTGGATCGCTTCTCACGGTAGCTTTTCAAATATTGGTAAACAGTTTACCAACGGCTAAACTGACCGTCGAATCGGTTGAAACGGTTAATAATCTGATTTCGTGTACTGTCCAAAAGATCAAAGCTGCCCTTCAATGCGAAAGTTGA
- the LOC107945647 gene encoding homeobox-leucine zipper protein ANTHOCYANINLESS 2-like isoform X1, giving the protein MNFGGFIDDSSGPNDGLGGARIVADVPYNTPTMPTGVFSQPRLVSSSIPKNMFNSPGLSLALQQPNIDNQGDETRLGENFEGSIGRRSREEEHESRSGSDNMDGGSGDDHDPTTAAGDKPPRKKRYHRHTPQQIQELEALFKECPHPDEKQRLELSKRLCLETRQVKFWFQNRRTQMKTQLERHENSLLRQENDKLRAENMSIRDAMRNPICTNCGGPAIIGDMSLEEQLLRIENARLKDELDRVCALAGKFLGRPITGPPLPNSSLELGVGTNGTFGTTMATTTTLPLGHDALPTMVVPSNRPATTLDRSMFLELALAAMDELVKMAQTDEPLWIKNIEGGREMLNHDEYLRTFTPCIGLKPNGFVTEASRETGVVIINSLALVETLMDSNRWAEMFHCMIARTSTTDVISNGMGGTRNGALQLVCIYIINFFLIFPHHLKSYESYLLFFQMNAELQILSPLVPVREVSFLRFCKQHAEGVWAVVDVSVDTIKESTTFVTCRRLPSGCVVQDMPNGYSKVIWVEHAEYDESQVHQLYRPLLSSGVGFGAQRWVAALQRQCECLAILMSSTVPTRDHTAITASGRRSMLKLAQRMTDNFCAGVCASTVHKWNKLNAGNVDEDVRVMTRKSIDDPGEPPGIVLSAATSVWLPVSPQRLFDFLRDERLRSEWDILSNGGPMQEMAHIAKGQDHGNCVSLLRASAMNANQSSMLILQETCIDAAGSLVVYAPVDIPAMHVVMNGGDSAYVALLPSGFAIVPDGPRSHGPISNGHVNGNTGGGSSSVGGSLLTVAFQILVNSLPTAKLTVESVETVNNLISCTVQKIKAALQCES; this is encoded by the exons atgaattttggggGGTTTATAGATGATAGTTCTGGTCCTAATGACGGTCTTGGTGGTGCAAGAATAGTTGCAGACGTACCTTATAACACCCCCACCATGCCTACTGGTGTTTTCTCTCAACCCCGCCTTGTTTCTTCTTCAATTCCTAAGAACATGTTCAACTCACCAGGCCTTTCTCTTGCTCTT CAGCAACCCAATATAGATAATCAAGGAGATGAGACTAGATTAGGTGAGAATTTTGAAGGAAGTATTGGGAGAAGAAGCAGAGAAGAAGAACATGAAAGTAGATCTGGGAGTGATAATATGGATGGTGGTTCCGGTGATGATCATGACCCCACCACCGCGGCAGGTGATAAACCGCCGAGGAAAAAGAGATACCACCGTCATACACCTCAACAAATCCAAGAGCTTGAAGC TCTCTTTAAGGAGTGTCCTCATCCAGATGAAAAACAGAGATTAGAGCTTAGTAAAAGGCTTTGTTTAGAAACCAGACAAGTTAAGTTTTGGTTCCAAAACAGGCGTACTCAAATGAAG acacAATTAGAGCGACATGAGAACTCATTGTTGAGACAGGAGAATGATAAGCTTAGAGCTGAAAACATGTCTATAAGAGATGCAATGAGGAATCCTATATGTACTAATTGTGGTGGTCCGGCTATTATTGGTGATATGTCACTTGAAGAACAACTTCTTAGAATCGAAAATGCTCGTTTAAAAGATGAATTAGATCGTGTTTGTGCACTTGCTGGTAAGTTTTTAGGTCGTCCAATTACAGGACCTCCATTACCAAACTCAAGTTTAGAGCTTGGTGTTGGCACCAATGGTACTTTTGGAACCACTATGGCTACTACTACAACATTGCCTTTAGGACATGATGCTTTACCAACAATGGTTGTTCCTAGTAATAGACCGGCAACAACACTCGATCGATCGATGTTTTTGGAACTTGCTTTGGCTGCCATGGATGAACTTGTTAAGATGGCACAAACTGATGAGCCATTATGGATTAAGAACATAGAAGGTGGAAGAGAAATGTTGAACCATGATGAGTATTTAAGGACATTTACACCTTGTATTGGTTTAAAACCAAATGGTTTTGTCACTGAAGCGTCAAGGGAGACTGGTGTAGTGATTATCAACAGTCTAGCCCTTGTTGAAACATTAATGGACTCG aatCGTTGGGCAGAGATGTTTCATTGTATGATTGCTAGAACATCAACAACTGATGTGATATCTAATGGCATGGGAGGAACCAGAAATGGTGCACTTCaacttgtatgtatatatataatcaatttcTTCCTTATATTCCCTCATCATCTTAAATCATATGAATCCTATTTGTTGTTCTTTCAGATGAATGCTGAGCTTCAAATCCTTTCACCTTTAGTTCCTGTTCGTGAAGTAAGTTTCTTAAGGTTCTGTAAACAACATGCTGAAGGTGTTTGGGCTGTGGTTGATGTATCCGTTGATACTATCAAAGAAAGTACTACATTTGTTACCTGTAGGAGACTTCCTTCTGGTTGTGTTGTTCAAGATATGCCTAATGGTTACTCCAAG GTTATATGGGTTGAACATGCTGAATATGATGAGAGCCAAGTTCATCAACTATACCGGCCTTTACTAAGTTCCGGCGTGGGCTTCGGTGCCCAACGGTGGGTGGCGGCCCTTCAACGGCAATGCGAATGCCTTGCCATACTCATGTCCTCCACCGTTCCCACTAGAGACCACACCG CTATAACTGCGAGTGGGAGACGGAGCATGTTAAAGCTAGCTCAACGGATGACAGATAACTTCTGTGCCGGGGTTTGTGCATCGACAGTTCATAAATGGAACAAGCTTAACGCCGGGAATGTAGACGAAGACGTTAGGGTTATGACTAGGAAAAGCATTGACGACCCCGGCGAACCGCCAGGGATCGTACTAAGCGCCGCCACTTCGGTTTGGTTGCCGGTGTCACCGCAACGGCTTTTCGATTTCCTACGCGACGAACGGTTGAGGAGCGAGTGGGACATATTGTCAAATGGCGGACCTATGCAAGAGATGGCACACATTGCCAAAGGCCAAGATCATGGCAATTGCGTTTCCCTCCTGCGTGCCAGT gCCATGAACGCAAATCAGAGCAGCATGTTGATATTGCAGGAAACATGCATAGACGCAGCAGGGTCGCTTGTAGTGTACGCGCCAGTTGATATTCCAGCCATGCACGTTGTCATGAACGGTGGTGATTCCGCTTACGTCGCACTTTTACCTTCGGGATTCGCCATTGTCCCGGACGGTCCTAGGTCTCATGGACCTATCTCTAACGGACATGTTAACGGAAACACCGGCGGAGGGTCGTCGAGTGTCGGTGGATCGCTTCTCACGGTAGCTTTTCAAATATTGGTAAACAGTTTACCAACGGCTAAACTGACCGTCGAATCGGTTGAAACGGTTAATAATCTGATTTCGTGTACTGTCCAAAAGATCAAAGCTGCCCTTCAATGCGAAAGTTGA
- the LOC107945647 gene encoding homeobox-leucine zipper protein ANTHOCYANINLESS 2-like (The RefSeq protein has 5 substitutions compared to this genomic sequence), with translation MPTGVFSQPRLVPSSIPKNMFNSPGLSLALQQPNIDNQGDETRLGENFEGSIGRRSREEEHESRSGSDNMDGGSGDDHDPTTAAGDKPPRKKRYHRHTPQQIQELEALFKECPHPDEKQRLELSKRLCLETRQVKFWFQNRRTQMKTQLERHENSLLRQENDKLRAENMSIRDAMRNPICTNCGGPAIIGDMSLEEQLLRIENARLKDELDRVCALAGKFLGRPITGPPLPNSSLELGVGTNGTFGTTMATTTTLPLGHDALPTMVVPSNRPATTLDRSMFLELALAAMDELVKMAQTDEPLWIKNIEGGREMLNHDEYLRTFTPCIGLKPNGFVTEASRETGVVIINSLALVETLMDSNRWAEMFHCMIARTSTTDVISNGMGGTRNGALQLMNAELQILSPLVPVREVSFLRFCKQHAEGVWAVVDVSVDTIKESTTFVTCRRLPSGCVVQDMPNGYSKVIWAEHAEYDESQVHQLYRPLLSSGVGFGAQRWVAALQRQCECLAILMSSTVPTRDHTAITASGRRSMLKLAQRMTDNFCAGVCASTVHKWNKLNAGNVDEDVRVMTRKSIDDPGEPPGIVLSAATSVWLPVSPQRLFDFLRNERLRSEWDILSNGGPMQEMAHIAKGQDHGNCVSLLRASAMNANQSSMLILQETCIDAAGSLVVYAPVDIPAMHVVMNGGDSAYVALLPSGFAIVPDGPRSHGPISNGHVNGNTGGGSSSVGGSPLTVAFQILVNSSPTAKLTVESVETVNNLISCTVQKIKAALQCES, from the exons ATGCCTACTGGTGTTTTCTCTCAACCCCGCCTTGTTTCTTCTTCAATTCCTAAGAACATGTTCAACTCACCAGGCCTTTCTCTTGCTCTT CAGCAACCCAATATAGATAATCAAGGAGATGAGACTAGATTAGGTGAGAATTTTGAAGGAAGTATTGGGAGAAGAAGCAGAGAAGAAGAACATGAAAGTAGATCTGGGAGTGATAATATGGATGGTGGTTCCGGTGATGATCATGACCCCACCACCGCGGCAGGTGATAAACCGCCGAGGAAAAAGAGATACCACCGTCATACACCTCAACAAATCCAAGAGCTTGAAGC TCTCTTTAAGGAGTGTCCTCATCCAGATGAAAAACAGAGATTAGAGCTTAGTAAAAGGCTTTGTTTAGAAACCAGACAAGTTAAGTTTTGGTTCCAAAACAGGCGTACTCAAATGAAG acacAATTAGAGCGACATGAGAACTCATTGTTGAGACAGGAGAATGATAAGCTTAGAGCTGAAAACATGTCTATAAGAGATGCAATGAGGAATCCTATATGTACTAATTGTGGTGGTCCGGCTATTATTGGTGATATGTCACTTGAAGAACAACTTCTTAGAATCGAAAATGCTCGTTTAAAAGATGAATTAGATCGTGTTTGTGCACTTGCTGGTAAGTTTTTAGGTCGTCCAATTACAGGACCTCCATTACCAAACTCAAGTTTAGAGCTTGGTGTTGGCACCAATGGTACTTTTGGAACCACTATGGCTACTACTACAACATTGCCTTTAGGACATGATGCTTTACCAACAATGGTTGTTCCTAGTAATAGACCGGCAACAACACTCGATCGATCGATGTTTTTGGAACTTGCTTTGGCTGCCATGGATGAACTTGTTAAGATGGCACAAACTGATGAGCCATTATGGATTAAGAACATAGAAGGTGGAAGAGAAATGTTGAACCATGATGAGTATTTAAGGACATTTACACCTTGTATTGGTTTAAAACCAAATGGTTTTGTCACTGAAGCGTCAAGGGAGACTGGTGTAGTGATTATCAACAGTCTAGCCCTTGTTGAAACATTAATGGACTCG aatCGTTGGGCAGAGATGTTTCATTGTATGATTGCTAGAACATCAACAACTGATGTGATATCTAATGGCATGGGAGGAACCAGAAATGGTGCACTTCaactt ATGAATGCTGAGCTTCAAATCCTTTCACCTTTAGTTCCTGTTCGTGAAGTAAGTTTCTTAAGGTTCTGTAAACAACATGCTGAAGGTGTTTGGGCTGTGGTTGATGTATCCGTTGATACTATCAAAGAAAGTACTACATTTGTTACCTGTAGGAGACTTCCTTCTGGTTGTGTTGTTCAAGATATGCCTAATGGTTACTCCAAG GTTATATGGGTTGAACATGCTGAATATGATGAGAGCCAAGTTCATCAACTATACCGGCCTTTACTAAGTTCCGGCGTGGGCTTCGGTGCCCAACGGTGGGTGGCGGCCCTTCAACGGCAATGCGAATGCCTTGCCATACTCATGTCCTCCACCGTTCCCACTAGAGACCACACCG CTATAACTGCGAGTGGGAGACGGAGCATGTTAAAGCTAGCTCAACGGATGACAGATAACTTCTGTGCCGGGGTTTGTGCATCGACAGTTCATAAATGGAACAAGCTTAACGCCGGGAATGTAGACGAAGACGTTAGGGTTATGACTAGGAAAAGCATTGACGACCCCGGCGAACCGCCAGGGATCGTACTAAGCGCCGCCACTTCGGTTTGGTTGCCGGTGTCACCGCAACGGCTTTTCGATTTCCTACGCGACGAACGGTTGAGGAGCGAGTGGGACATATTGTCAAATGGCGGACCTATGCAAGAGATGGCACACATTGCCAAAGGCCAAGATCATGGCAATTGCGTTTCCCTCCTGCGTGCCAGT gCCATGAACGCAAATCAGAGCAGCATGTTGATATTGCAGGAAACATGCATAGACGCAGCAGGGTCGCTTGTAGTGTACGCGCCAGTTGATATTCCAGCCATGCACGTTGTCATGAACGGTGGTGATTCCGCTTACGTCGCACTTTTACCTTCGGGATTCGCCATTGTCCCGGACGGTCCTAGGTCTCATGGACCTATCTCTAACGGACATGTTAACGGAAACACCGGCGGAGGGTCGTCGAGTGTCGGTGGATCGCTTCTCACGGTAGCTTTTCAAATATTGGTAAACAGTTTACCAACGGCTAAACTGACCGTCGAATCGGTTGAAACGGTTAATAATCTGATTTCGTGTACTGTCCAAAAGATCAAAGCTGCCCTTCAATGCGAAAGTTGA